The following are encoded in a window of Chloroflexia bacterium SDU3-3 genomic DNA:
- the aroQ gene encoding type II 3-dehydroquinate dehydratase has product MKILILHGPNLNMLGRREPAIYGVTTLAQIDEALRERAEAAGAQLLCFQSNHEGALIDFLQAEGWDADGIVINPGALTHYGLSLRDALASLDAKIVEVHLSNVYKREEFRHHSVVAPVASGQIAGLGWRGYLLALDWLLEQ; this is encoded by the coding sequence ATGAAAATCCTGATTTTACACGGGCCGAATCTGAACATGCTGGGTCGTCGCGAGCCTGCCATCTATGGCGTGACCACGCTGGCCCAGATCGACGAGGCGCTGCGCGAGCGCGCCGAGGCGGCGGGCGCGCAGCTGCTGTGCTTTCAGTCCAACCACGAGGGTGCGCTGATCGACTTTCTGCAGGCCGAGGGCTGGGATGCCGACGGGATCGTGATCAACCCCGGCGCGCTGACCCACTATGGCCTCTCGCTGCGCGATGCGCTGGCCAGCCTGGATGCCAAGATCGTGGAGGTGCATCTCTCCAACGTCTACAAGCGCGAGGAGTTTCGCCACCACTCGGTGGTCGCGCCGGTGGCCAGCGGCCAGATCGCCGGGCTGGGCTGGCGCGGCTATCTGCTGGCGCTCGACTGGCTGCTGGAGCAGTAG
- a CDS encoding SIS domain-containing protein, translated as MASFQQQIDEITAVHAALATLAPTVDAIAALVRDTVLGGGVLYTAGNGGSSTDAQHLAEELLARYRSNRRALPAIALTADSSVLTCIGNDFGYEALFSRQIEGLVRPGDVVLVFTTSGNSPNMVAALKAAREKGGKTVALLGKTGGACKGLADLELIVPSDNTARIQECHLQVLHYICEVVEEALV; from the coding sequence ATGGCCTCATTTCAGCAGCAGATAGATGAGATCACCGCCGTGCACGCGGCCCTGGCCACGCTGGCCCCGACCGTGGATGCGATCGCCGCGCTGGTGCGCGACACCGTGCTGGGCGGCGGCGTGCTCTACACCGCAGGCAACGGCGGCAGCTCCACCGACGCCCAGCACCTGGCCGAGGAGCTGCTGGCGCGCTACCGCAGCAACCGCCGCGCCCTTCCGGCCATAGCGCTCACCGCCGACTCGTCGGTGCTCACATGTATCGGCAACGACTTTGGCTACGAGGCGCTGTTCTCGCGCCAGATCGAGGGCCTGGTGCGCCCCGGCGATGTGGTGCTGGTGTTCACCACCAGCGGCAACTCGCCCAACATGGTGGCCGCGCTGAAGGCCGCCCGCGAGAAGGGCGGCAAGACCGTGGCGCTGCTGGGCAAGACCGGCGGCGCATGCAAGGGCCTGGCCGACCTAGAGCTGATCGTGCCGAGCGACAACACCGCGCGTATCCAAGAGTGCCACCTGCAGGTGCTGCACTACATATGCGAGGTGGTGGAGGAGGCGCTGGTCTAG
- a CDS encoding GNAT family N-acetyltransferase: MTHDIRPISPAEARPLRQQVLRPLRRAEELVYPCDSDPEGVHFGAFHQGTLVGIVSLSPAPCPLHGGAGTWQLRGMATLPEVRRMGYGAALVRAGIRHVASRGGEQIWCNARVGAMPFYQSLGFVAQGEEFPLPEAGPHYVMLRDIQPGE; this comes from the coding sequence ATGACCCACGACATCCGCCCGATCTCCCCCGCCGAGGCCCGCCCGCTGCGCCAGCAGGTGCTGCGCCCGCTGCGCAGGGCCGAGGAGCTGGTCTACCCCTGCGACAGCGACCCCGAGGGCGTGCACTTTGGCGCATTCCACCAGGGCACGCTGGTGGGCATCGTGTCGCTCTCGCCCGCGCCCTGCCCGCTGCACGGCGGCGCGGGCACCTGGCAGCTGCGCGGCATGGCCACCCTGCCCGAGGTGCGGCGCATGGGCTACGGCGCGGCCCTGGTGCGGGCGGGCATCCGCCATGTGGCCAGCAGGGGCGGCGAGCAGATCTGGTGCAACGCCCGGGTCGGCGCTATGCCCTTCTACCAGTCGCTGGGCTTTGTGGCCCAGGGCGAGGAGTTCCCGCTGCCCGAGGCCGGGCCGCACTACGTGATGCTGCGCGACATCCAGCCGGGCGAGTAG